Proteins from a genomic interval of Carcharodon carcharias isolate sCarCar2 chromosome 32, sCarCar2.pri, whole genome shotgun sequence:
- the LOC121271958 gene encoding cholesterol side-chain cleavage enzyme, mitochondrial-like, whose amino-acid sequence MIRGSIRLSVSGSSYGQKISFTSVENDNPFSIRRNYSGTSQLYTSSDQTLKSYDALPGDWRNNWVSAYTFWKNDGIRNMHNLMLKNFKKYGPIYRERIGHHNSVNIINPEDAATLFKSEGLFPERMKVWPWMAYRDHRKEKYGVLLKSGEEWRKDRLILNKALISPQIIQKFVPLLNEVVLDFVSTVYKQIEDSGRGNWTADLSNDLFKFALESVCHVLYGERLGLLQGHHNPESQKFIDSVTLMFKSTSPMLYIPPGLLRSIKSKVWQDHVVAWDTIFAHANTCIQKTYRQFHLRSKNDKEYSGVLTDLLLQGMLPLDDIKASITELMAGGVDTTSVTLLWTMYELAKNPNVQENLRSEIIKANQKTEGDPLQMLKSVPLLRAALKETLRLHPVAVTLQRYTNEDTVLQNYRIPVGTLVQVGLYAMGRNSEIFFKPERYNPERWLNQESNYFKNLGFGFGPRQCIGRRIAEAEMLLFLIHMVQNFKIETSRLVEVKSTFDLILIPENPIMLILKPIE is encoded by the exons ATGATCAGGGGAAGTATCCGACTCTCTGTGTCTGGGAGCAGTTATGGCCAAAAGATTTCCTTTACCTCTGTGGAGAATGACAATCCATTCTCCATTCGCAGGAATTATTCAGGGACTAGTCAACTCTATACGTCTTCTGATCAAACTCTGAAATCCTACGATGCTCTACCCGGAGACTGGAGGAACAACTGGGTCAGCGCCTATACCTTTTGGAAAAACGATGGGATCAGAAATATGCACAACCTCATGTTAAAGAACTTCAAGAAGTATGGTCCGATTTACAG GGAAAGAATCGGTCACCACAATAGTGTAAACATTATTAACCCTGAAGATGCTGCAACTTTGTTTAAATCTGAGGGCCTGTTTCCAGAGAGGATGAAGGTGTGGCCCTGGATGGCTTACAGGGACCATAGAAAAGAAAAATACGGAGTCCTATTGAA AAGTGGGGAGGAATGGAGAAAAGATCGACTCATTTTAAATAAAGCACTGATTTCACCCCAAATCATCCAAAAGTTTGTGCCTCTTCTCAATGAAGTGGTGCTGGATTTTGTGTCTACGGTTTATAAACAGATTGAGGACAGTGGGAGAGGTAATTGGACAGCTGATCTCTCAAACGATCTCTTCAAATTCGCACTTGAAT CTGTTTGCCATGTATTATATGGAGAACGTCTTGGCTTACTGCAGGGTCATCATAACCCTGAATCGCAAAAGTTCATTGATTCAGTTACATTGATGTTCAAATCCACATCACCAATGCTTTATATTCCACCTGGACTGCTGAGATCAATCAAATCAAAGGTCTGGCAAGATCATGTTGTTGCTTGGGATACCATTTTTGCACACG CGAATACCTGTATACAAAAAACATACAGGCAGTTCCACCTCAGATCCAAAAATGACAAAGAATATTCCGGAGTTCTAACAGATCTACTGTTGCAAGGCATGCTACCCCTAGATGACATCAAAGCGAGTATCACAGAGCTTATGGCAGGTGGAGTTGACACA ACTTCTGTGACTCTATTATGGACTATGTATGAGCTTGCCAAAAACCCCAATGTGCAGGAGAATTTACGCAGTGAAATTATAAAGGCCAATCAAAAAACAGAGGGTGATCCACTACAAATGTTGAAATCAGTGCCACTGCTCAGAGCTGCACTGAAGGAAACACTGAG GCTTCACCCAGTAGCTGTAACATTACAGCGATACACAAATGAAGACACTGTGTTGCAAAATTATCGAATACCTGTTGGG ACTTTAGTGCAGGTGGGATTGTATGCAATGGGAAGAAACTCGGAGATATTTTTTAAGCCAGAAAGGTACAACCCAGAAAGATGGCTGAACCAGGAAAGTAACTACTTCAAAAATCTTGGCTTTGGATTTGGACCACGGCAGTGTATTGGACGTAGGATTGCAGAGGCAGAAATGCTGCTCTTTCTAATTCAT atggtgcagaacttcaaaattgAAACAAGTAGGCTGGTTGAAGTGAAATCAACTTTCGACCTCATCCTTATCCCAGAGAACCCCATCATGCTAATTCTAAAGCCCATTGAGTGA